TTAATTTTGCCGTTCGATAATTCCACCACCTAACACGATATCCCCGTCATACCAAACCGCTGCTTGTCCCGGCGTAATGCCAAACTGCGGTTCGTCAAACACTAACTTGACGCGGGAATTTTCCAGAGGAATCACCGTTACTGGTGCGGGTTTTGTACGGTAACGGATTTGCACTTCGGCGCGAATCGGTGATGTTGGTTCCGTGATGGACACCCAGTTAACCCGCTGTACGGTGCATTCTGTCTGGGTGACACAATCGCGATTTCCTACAATTACTCGATTCATCACGGCATCAAGTGCTATTACATACAACGGTTCGGCTGCTGCAATACCGATGCCTTTCCGTTGTCCGATCGTGTAATGATGGATACCATCATGCTGTCCGAGAACTTTGCCGGATTGGTCAACGATATCGCCTTTGGTTGGGGTGATGTACTTATCTAGAAATGCTCGCATAGAGCCATTGCTTTCTACCAAGCACAAATCCATACTTTCTGGCTTTTCGGCAGTACTCAAGCCAAATTCTGCCGCAATTTGCCGTGTTTCGGTTTTGTGAGTTTCACCGAGAGGAAATACGGTTCCGGCCAACAAATCTTGTGTCAAATCGTACAAAAAATACGACTGATCTTTATTTGGGTCTACTGCCCGTCGCAATTGATAGCGATCGGCTTGGGCATCGTAGCTAATCCTTGCGTAATGCCCGGTGGCAATTTTGTCAATACCCAATTGTGCGCGGGCATAGTTCAGCATCGGGCCAAACTTAACTGCTTTGTTACATTGGGAACAGGGCAGGGGGGTAATGC
Above is a genomic segment from Leptolyngbyaceae cyanobacterium containing:
- the mnmA gene encoding tRNA 2-thiouridine(34) synthase MnmA, yielding MNRVVVGLSGGVDSSVAAAILHHQGYEVVGLTLWLMKGKGQCCSEGMVDAARICEQLGIPHHVVDSRDVFQANIVDYLVAGYSDGITPLPCSQCNKAVKFGPMLNYARAQLGIDKIATGHYARISYDAQADRYQLRRAVDPNKDQSYFLYDLTQDLLAGTVFPLGETHKTETRQIAAEFGLSTAEKPESMDLCLVESNGSMRAFLDKYITPTKGDIVDQSGKVLGQHDGIHHYTIGQRKGIGIAAAEPLYVIALDAVMNRVIVGNRDCVTQTECTVQRVNWVSITEPTSPIRAEVQIRYRTKPAPVTVIPLENSRVKLVFDEPQFGITPGQAAVWYDGDIVLGGGIIERQN